In Verrucomicrobiia bacterium, the following are encoded in one genomic region:
- a CDS encoding GNAT family N-acetyltransferase, whose protein sequence is MSLESALEQYPKQVKTKSGLKITLRPLGAGEVKALQEFFHALPQEEMMFLKERLNDPAVLKQWCKHLDFHQNLPLLAWQDKQLVGVVILRQEQGGWKRHIGHINVYVHPKQRGQGIGRLLISEIIDLARRAGLERLEAEFFGAQEGAMKLFGLMGFSNLLSLPEYVKDMQANAHDYIMMGIKLSTEEEYAGMG, encoded by the coding sequence ATGTCACTCGAATCGGCACTGGAACAATACCCCAAACAAGTCAAAACCAAATCCGGCTTGAAAATCACCCTGCGGCCTCTGGGGGCCGGCGAGGTCAAGGCGCTGCAGGAATTTTTCCACGCCCTGCCGCAGGAGGAAATGATGTTTTTGAAAGAGCGCCTGAATGACCCCGCGGTGCTGAAGCAATGGTGCAAACATCTGGATTTCCATCAAAACCTCCCGCTGCTGGCCTGGCAGGACAAACAACTGGTGGGGGTGGTCATCCTGCGCCAGGAGCAGGGCGGGTGGAAGCGTCACATCGGCCACATCAATGTTTATGTGCACCCCAAACAACGGGGGCAGGGGATTGGCCGCCTGCTGATCTCAGAGATCATTGACCTCGCCCGCCGCGCCGGGCTGGAGCGACTGGAAGCCGAGTTCTTTGGCGCGCAGGAAGGCGCCATGAAGCTCTTCGGCCTCATGGGTTTCAGCAACCTGCTTTCGTTGCCGGAGTACGTCAAGGACATGCAGGCCAACGCCCACGATTACATCATGATGGGCATCAAGCTGAGCACCGAGGAGGAATACGCCGGCATGGGCTGA
- the araD gene encoding L-ribulose-5-phosphate 4-epimerase AraD: MAFEQLKERVWRANQGLIENDLVILSWGNASGIDRSAGVVAIKPSGVPYNKLRVEDIVVLSLATGEVVEGRARPSSDTATHLHLYRAFPSIGGVVHAHSVYATAFAQAGRDLPCLGTTHADTFYGTVPLTRQLTPEEIAADYELNTGKVIEETFRTRHLNPDQIPAVLVVGHGPFAWGPTTEKALENAFILEKVAMMAINTYRVNPDSQAIPQALLDKHFLRKHGPTAYYGQR; this comes from the coding sequence ATGGCTTTTGAGCAACTCAAAGAACGGGTCTGGCGGGCCAATCAAGGTCTGATCGAAAATGACTTGGTGATCCTGAGCTGGGGCAACGCCAGCGGCATTGACCGCAGCGCGGGCGTCGTCGCCATCAAACCCAGCGGCGTGCCCTACAACAAATTGCGCGTCGAGGACATCGTGGTGCTCTCCCTGGCCACGGGCGAAGTGGTCGAAGGCAGGGCGCGCCCCTCTTCGGACACCGCCACGCATCTGCATTTGTACCGCGCGTTTCCCTCGATTGGCGGGGTGGTGCACGCCCATAGCGTCTATGCCACCGCCTTTGCGCAGGCCGGGCGTGATTTGCCCTGCCTCGGCACCACCCATGCCGACACCTTTTACGGCACGGTGCCGCTCACCCGTCAGCTCACGCCGGAGGAAATCGCCGCCGATTACGAGCTGAACACCGGCAAAGTCATCGAGGAAACCTTCCGCACCCGCCACCTGAACCCGGACCAAATCCCGGCGGTGTTGGTGGTGGGCCACGGGCCGTTTGCGTGGGGGCCGACCACCGAGAAGGCGCTGGAAAATGCCTTCATCCTGGAAAAAGTGGCCATGATGGCCATCAACACCTACCGCGTAAATCCGGACAGCCAGGCCATCCCCCAGGCCCTGCTGGACAAACACTTCCTGCGCAAGCACGGGCCGACGGCTTACTATGGCCAGCGGTAA
- a CDS encoding sel1 repeat family protein has protein sequence MRWFWLGFWQAREAVLRALGRAPRPAAHPRPEPSPAEEAEIKDVVVLRLKAAAEQGDPQAQVDLGICYFNGDGVTPSYHEAVQWFRRAAAQGHPVGQVNLGICYANGQGVKQDYAEAVEWFRRAAAQGDARAMVSLGVCYQNGQGVLRNETEAVKWFQAAAAQNYPPGLVSLAACFQSGRGVAADERRAFALFMQAAQAGQAVAQYEVSRCYETGSGTHKDAAQAAQWCLKAALQGLIQAQHQIGLWYWEGWGVSQDLVEAARWLMAAAEHGDPAAVADWEALKSQLTAAQREEALRRKNAESSTTSPPPAR, from the coding sequence ATGCGATGGTTTTGGCTCGGTTTCTGGCAGGCACGGGAGGCCGTTCTGCGGGCCTTGGGCCGGGCGCCACGCCCCGCCGCCCATCCCCGGCCCGAGCCTTCCCCGGCGGAGGAAGCTGAAATCAAAGACGTGGTCGTGCTCCGACTTAAGGCCGCAGCCGAGCAGGGCGACCCCCAGGCCCAGGTGGACCTCGGCATTTGCTACTTCAACGGGGATGGGGTGACGCCAAGCTACCACGAGGCCGTGCAATGGTTTCGCCGGGCCGCAGCGCAGGGACATCCTGTGGGGCAGGTCAACCTGGGCATCTGTTACGCCAACGGCCAGGGCGTGAAACAGGACTACGCGGAGGCCGTGGAGTGGTTTCGCCGGGCCGCCGCGCAGGGTGACGCCCGCGCCATGGTGAGTCTGGGCGTATGCTACCAAAACGGCCAGGGCGTGCTGCGCAACGAGACCGAGGCGGTGAAATGGTTTCAGGCTGCCGCCGCCCAAAACTATCCGCCGGGCCTGGTGAGCCTGGCGGCCTGTTTTCAAAGTGGTCGCGGAGTGGCGGCGGATGAGCGCCGGGCTTTTGCATTATTCATGCAGGCGGCCCAGGCCGGCCAGGCGGTGGCCCAGTATGAAGTGAGCCGGTGTTACGAGACCGGCAGCGGCACCCACAAAGACGCCGCCCAGGCCGCCCAGTGGTGTTTGAAGGCGGCGCTGCAGGGCCTGATCCAGGCCCAGCATCAAATCGGCCTCTGGTATTGGGAAGGCTGGGGTGTCTCCCAGGATTTGGTGGAGGCCGCCCGTTGGCTCATGGCGGCGGCCGAGCATGGCGACCCGGCCGCGGTGGCCGATTGGGAGGCCTTGAAATCCCAGCTCACCGCCGCGCAAAGGGAGGAGGCCTTGCGCCGGAAAAATGCGGAAAGCTCAACCACCTCACCCCCGCCTGCCCGCTGA
- the thiD gene encoding bifunctional hydroxymethylpyrimidine kinase/phosphomethylpyrimidine kinase produces MTAPNRVPVALTIAGSDSGGGAGIQADLHTFAALGVHGTSALTCLTAQNPREVKAVHSVSAAFLRQQLEAVFAELPPAALKTGMLYSRLLIQEVAEFLVSLKRRPPLVVDPVMLATSGAALLRPEAVRALQERLLPLAQVITPNAPEAAALSGRTVQSVEDLRAVARVLHARHGCAVLLKGGHLRGLKVAVDVLWDGRSEWLLEAPRVPRVSTHGTGCTYSAAITAGLAQGLPLVEAVGQAKQFITQAIAQSRRVGRHQALHWLAAARPARPRAARCGCSGAACQCA; encoded by the coding sequence ATGACTGCACCAAATCGTGTGCCGGTGGCTCTGACTATTGCCGGCTCGGACAGCGGCGGCGGCGCCGGCATTCAGGCCGATCTGCATACCTTTGCGGCCTTGGGCGTGCATGGCACCTCCGCCCTCACCTGCCTGACCGCCCAAAATCCTCGTGAAGTCAAAGCCGTTCATTCTGTCTCTGCAGCTTTTTTGCGGCAACAGCTTGAAGCCGTCTTTGCCGAGCTGCCGCCGGCCGCCCTCAAGACCGGCATGCTCTATTCCCGTCTTCTGATTCAAGAGGTGGCGGAGTTTTTGGTATCGTTAAAAAGGCGTCCGCCGCTGGTGGTGGACCCGGTGATGCTGGCCACTTCCGGCGCGGCGCTGCTGCGCCCGGAGGCCGTCCGCGCCTTGCAAGAACGGTTGCTGCCCCTGGCGCAGGTCATCACGCCCAATGCGCCCGAGGCGGCCGCGCTGTCGGGGCGGACGGTGCAATCAGTGGAGGATTTGCGGGCGGTGGCGCGGGTGCTGCACGCCCGGCACGGCTGCGCGGTGCTTCTCAAGGGGGGGCATCTGCGCGGATTGAAAGTGGCCGTGGATGTTTTGTGGGACGGGCGCAGTGAATGGCTCTTGGAGGCGCCACGGGTGCCCCGCGTCTCCACCCACGGCACCGGCTGCACCTACTCTGCGGCCATCACCGCCGGTCTGGCACAGGGCCTGCCGCTGGTGGAGGCGGTGGGGCAGGCCAAGCAGTTTATCACGCAGGCCATCGCCCAAAGCCGGCGGGTGGGGCGGCATCAGGCCCTGCACTGGCTGGCGGCCGCCCGCCCGGCACGGCCGCGGGCGGCCCGGTGTGGCTGCTCAGGTGCGGCTTGTCAATGTGCCTGA
- a CDS encoding penicillin-binding protein activator LpoB produces the protein MKTNFGKHFICLGLVAAVVAGCASAGVKNPSGTGVKVLRPDEAGFVAGTGIESQDLVAVTDKIARNILNVPEIKNAPTPPYIVLEPVINETRFTINKDMFLTRIQTELISKAGGKVRFLARERLAALERERDLKRTGQVTSTSDPKLQEFKGADYFLTGKLQSLTTRTSRGTSDYILYTFELIDARTSVIVFKDSMEVKKQGQEDAAYR, from the coding sequence ATGAAAACGAACTTTGGGAAACATTTTATTTGTTTGGGGCTGGTGGCCGCGGTGGTGGCCGGTTGCGCCTCCGCGGGCGTGAAAAATCCCTCAGGCACCGGCGTCAAGGTGTTGCGCCCGGACGAGGCGGGCTTTGTGGCCGGCACGGGCATTGAATCGCAGGACCTGGTGGCGGTCACCGACAAGATCGCCCGCAACATCCTCAACGTGCCGGAAATCAAGAACGCCCCCACTCCTCCCTACATCGTCCTGGAGCCGGTGATTAATGAAACTCGTTTCACCATCAACAAGGACATGTTTCTCACGCGCATTCAGACGGAGCTGATCAGCAAGGCCGGCGGCAAGGTGCGTTTCCTGGCTCGTGAGCGCCTGGCCGCGCTGGAGCGCGAGCGCGACCTGAAGCGCACCGGCCAGGTGACCTCCACCTCCGATCCCAAGCTCCAGGAGTTCAAAGGCGCCGATTATTTCCTCACCGGCAAGCTGCAAAGCCTCACCACCCGCACCTCCCGCGGCACCAGCGACTATATCCTTTACACCTTCGAGCTGATTGACGCCCGCACCAGCGTGATTGTCTTCAAGGACTCGATGGAGGTGAAGAAACAGGGGCAGGAAGACGCGGCCTACCGCTAA
- a CDS encoding YcfL family protein: protein MSKSLGHLLFCAAALLAAGCQTSNIDTGAYPPKNTNKYDLENRANFVLLDRATQTSVTCHGIQERRLDDGRLQVSANVRNRLHRRIQVQINCVFKDAQGFVVEDTPWRDLILDENAQEGVSFVSTQTTAQKYTIRVRQAR, encoded by the coding sequence ATGAGCAAATCCCTCGGACACCTCCTCTTTTGTGCGGCGGCGCTGCTGGCCGCCGGCTGCCAGACCAGCAACATTGACACGGGGGCCTACCCGCCCAAAAACACCAACAAATACGATCTGGAAAACCGGGCCAACTTCGTCCTCCTGGATCGCGCCACCCAAACCAGCGTGACCTGTCACGGCATCCAGGAGCGGCGCCTGGACGATGGCCGGCTCCAGGTCTCGGCCAATGTGCGGAACCGCCTCCATCGGCGCATCCAGGTCCAGATCAACTGCGTGTTCAAGGATGCCCAGGGTTTTGTGGTGGAAGATACACCCTGGCGTGACCTCATTCTGGACGAAAATGCCCAGGAAGGCGTGAGCTTCGTCTCCACCCAGACCACCGCCCAGAAATACACCATCCGCGTCCGCCAGGCCCGGTAA
- a CDS encoding DUF3516 domain-containing protein → MARTLVERLPSRAASPDELLERFLDYVRDCGLELYPAQEEALLELLEGKNVILNTPTGSGKSLVAAALHFLALAQGRRSVYTCPIKALVNEKWMALCREFGPENVGLSTGDATVNRDAPVLCCTAEILANIALRQGAEAPVDDAVLDEFHYYSDPERGVAWQVPLLTLPQTRFLLMSATLGDTTFFEEALTRLNGRPTVTVRSDHRPVPLSFAYAETPLAQTVERLLSENKAPIYVVHFTQAEAADNAQNFTSLNVCTREERQALAQALEGYRFTSPYGPEIKKYLRQGIGLHHAGLLPRYRVLVEQLAQQGLLKVICGTDTLGVGINVPIRTVLFTRLCKFDGQKTSILTARDFHQIAGRAGRKGFDDLGFVVAQAPEHVVENLKLEEKARREGKKYVKRRPPEHNFVNWDVQTFRRLIAAPPERLVSRFQVSHGMLLQVLSRRGDGCRAMQRLLRDCHEPPRAKAQHRRRAWQLFRALVERGIIEFIPKTEDGSYLQVRMDLQEDFSMDQTLSLYLLETLPLLDPQAPDYALNVLTLVESILEDPLPILRRQLDRLKAQRLAEMKQEGMDYEERMAELEQMEHPKPLRDFIYSTFNAFADKHPWVGQENIRPKSIAREMFEQFRSFADYVKDYELQRVEGLLLRHLHSVYKVLTQTVPDQAKNETLWEMETYLRTLLRQVDSSLLEEWEKMLHPEALAAGTVARAATEPVLPGAEAPAADITRDTEGFLRQIRTLIFNFLRHWQCGEPETAVEQLFYREDAAGQPWTPERLEALYKDYCKEHQLLRLDPEARNRRHTHLDQSPAPRAWRIQQMLVDPEGLNDWVAEFTVDLPASRRAEAPALRLERLGPLV, encoded by the coding sequence GTGGCCCGTACCTTGGTCGAACGGCTGCCCTCCCGGGCAGCCAGCCCTGATGAGCTGTTGGAACGCTTCCTGGATTACGTCCGGGATTGCGGCCTCGAGCTGTATCCCGCTCAGGAAGAGGCGCTGCTGGAATTGCTGGAGGGCAAAAATGTCATCCTGAACACCCCCACCGGCTCGGGCAAATCCCTCGTGGCCGCCGCCCTCCATTTCCTGGCCTTGGCCCAGGGACGCCGCTCGGTGTACACCTGTCCCATCAAGGCCCTGGTCAACGAAAAATGGATGGCCCTCTGCCGGGAATTCGGCCCGGAAAACGTCGGTTTGAGCACCGGCGATGCCACCGTCAATCGCGATGCGCCCGTGCTCTGTTGCACGGCGGAAATCCTGGCCAACATCGCCCTGCGCCAGGGGGCTGAAGCCCCCGTGGATGATGCGGTGCTGGACGAATTCCACTATTACTCCGATCCGGAACGCGGCGTGGCGTGGCAAGTGCCACTCCTAACTCTGCCCCAAACCAGATTCCTCCTCATGTCCGCCACCCTGGGCGATACCACCTTTTTTGAGGAGGCCCTGACCCGTCTCAATGGGCGTCCCACGGTGACCGTGCGCTCAGACCATCGGCCGGTGCCCTTGAGCTTTGCCTATGCAGAAACCCCTCTGGCGCAAACGGTGGAGCGGCTCCTGTCCGAAAACAAAGCCCCCATTTATGTGGTGCATTTCACCCAGGCGGAGGCGGCGGACAATGCCCAGAACTTCACCAGCCTGAACGTTTGCACCCGTGAAGAGAGGCAGGCCCTGGCCCAGGCTTTGGAGGGATACCGCTTCACCAGCCCTTACGGCCCGGAAATCAAAAAATACCTGCGCCAGGGAATCGGGCTGCATCATGCAGGCTTGTTGCCGCGCTACCGGGTGCTGGTGGAGCAACTGGCCCAGCAGGGGTTGCTTAAGGTTATATGTGGAACTGACACCCTGGGCGTCGGCATCAATGTCCCCATCCGCACCGTCCTCTTCACCCGCCTCTGCAAATTCGACGGCCAGAAAACCAGCATCCTTACCGCCCGCGATTTCCATCAAATCGCCGGCCGCGCCGGCCGCAAGGGGTTTGATGACCTGGGCTTTGTGGTCGCCCAGGCCCCCGAGCACGTGGTGGAAAACCTCAAGCTTGAAGAAAAGGCGCGGCGGGAGGGCAAAAAATACGTCAAACGCCGGCCGCCGGAGCACAATTTCGTCAACTGGGATGTTCAGACTTTCCGCCGGTTGATCGCGGCGCCCCCGGAACGGCTGGTCTCGCGTTTCCAGGTCAGCCACGGCATGCTTCTGCAAGTCTTGAGCCGCCGGGGCGATGGTTGCCGCGCCATGCAACGCCTGCTGCGTGACTGCCACGAGCCGCCCCGGGCCAAAGCCCAGCATCGCCGCCGGGCCTGGCAATTGTTTCGCGCCTTGGTGGAGCGCGGCATCATTGAGTTCATTCCCAAAACCGAGGACGGCTCCTACCTGCAGGTGCGCATGGATTTGCAGGAGGATTTCAGCATGGATCAAACCCTATCGCTGTATCTGCTGGAGACGCTGCCCCTGCTTGATCCCCAGGCGCCGGATTACGCCCTCAATGTCCTTACCCTCGTCGAAAGCATTCTGGAAGACCCCCTCCCCATTTTGCGCCGGCAGCTTGACCGCCTCAAGGCCCAGCGCCTGGCCGAGATGAAGCAGGAAGGCATGGACTATGAGGAGCGCATGGCCGAGCTGGAGCAAATGGAGCATCCCAAACCGCTGCGCGATTTCATCTACAGCACTTTCAACGCCTTTGCCGACAAGCATCCCTGGGTGGGACAGGAGAACATCCGCCCCAAATCCATCGCGCGCGAGATGTTTGAGCAATTCCGCTCGTTTGCGGATTATGTGAAGGACTACGAGCTGCAGCGGGTCGAGGGCCTGCTGTTGCGCCATCTGCACAGTGTTTACAAAGTGCTGACCCAGACCGTCCCGGATCAGGCCAAAAACGAAACCTTGTGGGAAATGGAAACCTACCTGCGCACCCTCCTGCGCCAGGTGGACTCCAGTCTCCTGGAGGAATGGGAAAAAATGCTGCACCCGGAGGCGCTGGCCGCAGGAACTGTCGCCCGGGCGGCCACCGAACCTGTCCTGCCTGGCGCGGAGGCTCCGGCCGCGGACATCACCCGCGACACCGAGGGCTTTCTACGGCAAATCCGCACCCTCATTTTCAACTTCCTGCGTCATTGGCAATGCGGGGAGCCGGAAACGGCGGTGGAACAGCTCTTTTACCGCGAGGATGCTGCCGGGCAGCCGTGGACACCCGAGCGCCTGGAGGCGCTTTACAAAGATTACTGCAAGGAACATCAGCTCCTTCGCCTGGATCCGGAGGCCCGCAATCGCCGGCACACCCATCTGGACCAAAGCCCGGCCCCGCGGGCCTGGCGCATCCAACAAATGCTCGTGGATCCCGAGGGATTGAATGACTGGGTGGCGGAGTTCACCGTGGATTTGCCGGCCTCCCGCCGTGCCGAGGCCCCCGCCCTCCGCCTGGAGCGCCTGGGTCCGCTGGTGTGA
- a CDS encoding ribulokinase, with product MASNFTLGLDYGTNSVRALIVETATGREVASAITVYPQGEQGVILDPQDPNLARQHPEDYLTGLEASVKQALKLAAKDREFKPERIIGIGVDTTGSTPLPVDNKGRPLAMSKKFARHPAAMAWLWKDHTGHAEAEEITAAAEKSRPQFLAKCGGRYSSEWFWSKILHCARTAPEVFDAAYTWVECADWIPAVLTGTDAPEQLKRGVCAAGHKAMYHRAWGGYPDAEFLGALDSRLVRVRQTLPAECFHVGHAAGQLTRPWAKRLGLKPGIPVAVGAFDAHLGAVGSGIAPGVLVKIIGTSTCDILVSPLATVLPDIPGLCGIVPESVLPGMYGLEAGQSAVGDIFNWFVNVIAPGGARQGSHEALTKGAAALKPGQSGLLGLDWHNGNRTILVDQRLTGLILGLTLHSTPAEIYRALIESTAYGARRIIERFEEYGVKVERVVNCGGIAAKNPLVMQIYADVLGRPMQISRSDQTCALGAAMAGAVVAGKAAGGHENFAAAAQAMTGVKAQSFQPIPENQAVYERLYQLYRRLHDAFGVRGTQADLAGVMKELLNIRDATR from the coding sequence ATGGCCTCAAATTTTACGCTTGGACTGGACTACGGCACCAATTCGGTGCGCGCCTTGATTGTGGAGACGGCCACCGGCCGCGAGGTGGCCAGCGCCATCACGGTGTACCCGCAGGGCGAGCAGGGGGTCATCCTGGATCCCCAGGACCCCAACCTGGCCCGGCAACATCCCGAAGATTATCTCACCGGGCTGGAGGCCAGCGTGAAACAGGCGCTTAAACTCGCCGCCAAGGACCGCGAATTCAAACCCGAGCGCATCATTGGCATCGGCGTGGATACCACCGGCAGCACACCGCTGCCCGTGGATAATAAAGGCCGGCCGCTGGCCATGAGCAAAAAGTTTGCCCGCCACCCCGCCGCCATGGCCTGGCTGTGGAAGGACCACACCGGCCACGCGGAAGCCGAGGAGATCACCGCCGCCGCGGAAAAGTCGCGCCCGCAATTCCTCGCCAAGTGCGGCGGGCGTTATTCCAGCGAATGGTTCTGGAGCAAGATTCTGCATTGTGCGCGCACGGCGCCGGAGGTCTTCGACGCGGCTTACACGTGGGTGGAATGCGCGGACTGGATTCCCGCGGTGCTCACGGGCACGGATGCCCCGGAGCAATTAAAACGCGGTGTTTGCGCCGCCGGCCACAAAGCCATGTACCATCGCGCTTGGGGCGGTTATCCCGATGCGGAGTTTCTGGGCGCCTTGGACTCCCGCCTGGTGCGGGTGCGCCAGACCCTGCCTGCCGAGTGCTTTCATGTGGGCCACGCCGCCGGTCAGTTGACCCGCCCCTGGGCCAAACGCCTCGGCCTCAAACCCGGCATCCCGGTGGCGGTGGGCGCGTTTGACGCGCATCTGGGCGCGGTCGGCTCCGGCATCGCGCCGGGCGTGCTCGTCAAGATCATCGGCACCTCCACCTGTGACATCCTGGTTTCTCCTTTGGCGACCGTGCTGCCGGACATCCCGGGGCTGTGTGGCATCGTTCCTGAATCCGTGCTGCCGGGCATGTACGGTTTGGAAGCCGGCCAGTCGGCAGTGGGCGACATCTTCAACTGGTTTGTGAATGTCATCGCCCCCGGCGGCGCCAGGCAAGGCTCGCATGAGGCGCTCACGAAAGGCGCAGCGGCGCTCAAGCCCGGCCAGAGCGGGTTGCTGGGGCTGGACTGGCACAATGGCAATCGCACCATTCTGGTGGACCAGCGCCTCACCGGCCTGATCCTTGGCTTGACGCTGCATTCCACGCCGGCCGAGATTTACCGCGCGCTCATTGAGTCCACCGCCTACGGCGCCCGGCGCATCATCGAACGCTTTGAGGAGTACGGCGTGAAGGTCGAGCGCGTCGTCAATTGCGGCGGCATTGCGGCCAAAAACCCCCTGGTCATGCAAATCTATGCCGATGTGCTCGGCCGACCGATGCAAATTTCGCGCAGCGACCAGACCTGCGCGCTGGGCGCGGCCATGGCGGGCGCCGTGGTGGCCGGCAAGGCCGCCGGCGGACACGAAAACTTTGCCGCGGCGGCGCAGGCCATGACCGGCGTCAAGGCCCAATCCTTCCAGCCGATTCCGGAAAATCAGGCGGTGTACGAGCGGCTTTATCAGCTTTACCGCCGGCTGCACGATGCCTTTGGCGTGCGCGGCACGCAGGCGGATCTGGCCGGGGTGATGAAAGAATTGTTGAACATTCGGGACGCCACCCGTTAA
- the pelA gene encoding pectate lyase, which produces MPPNLSIGLITMALAATVYAALGQRASAFLNRPPEWYQTEAAAEVAANILSHQSPLGGWPKNTATAAKKYTGKPENLKPTFDNGATTDELRFLARMVNATGEAQYRQAFERGFDYILKAQYPTGGWPQFYPPGPQYHRHITFNDQAMVRLMEFLRETWTSPVYRFLDETRRQAARAAFDRGIACILKCQVRVQGELTAWCAQHDEVDFQPRPARTFEPVSLSGCESVGLVRLLMSLEQPAPEVVQAVEAAVAWLNKVQLRGLKVVEIKDAAQPGGRDRVVQADPAAPPLWARFYEIGTNRPIFCDRDGVVKYALAEIGHERRNGYAWYGTWPQKLLQEEYPAWKKRLKQ; this is translated from the coding sequence ATGCCTCCCAACTTGAGCATCGGGTTGATTACAATGGCGCTGGCGGCCACGGTTTATGCCGCGTTGGGCCAGCGGGCCTCGGCGTTTCTAAACCGTCCGCCGGAGTGGTATCAGACTGAGGCAGCAGCCGAAGTGGCCGCCAATATCCTGTCGCATCAATCGCCTTTGGGCGGCTGGCCCAAGAACACGGCCACCGCCGCCAAAAAATACACGGGCAAACCGGAAAATCTGAAGCCCACTTTTGACAATGGCGCCACCACGGATGAACTGCGTTTCCTGGCGCGGATGGTCAATGCCACCGGCGAGGCGCAATACCGCCAGGCCTTTGAGCGCGGTTTCGACTACATCCTCAAAGCCCAGTATCCCACCGGCGGCTGGCCGCAGTTTTATCCGCCCGGCCCGCAGTACCACCGCCACATTACGTTTAATGATCAGGCCATGGTGCGGCTGATGGAGTTTTTGCGGGAAACCTGGACCTCCCCGGTGTACCGTTTTTTGGATGAAACCCGCCGGCAGGCGGCGCGCGCCGCTTTCGACCGCGGCATTGCGTGCATCCTGAAATGCCAGGTGCGCGTGCAGGGCGAGCTGACCGCCTGGTGCGCCCAACACGACGAGGTGGACTTCCAGCCGCGGCCGGCGCGCACTTTTGAGCCGGTGTCCCTGAGCGGGTGCGAGTCGGTGGGCCTGGTGCGGCTGCTGATGAGTCTGGAGCAGCCGGCACCCGAGGTGGTGCAGGCGGTGGAGGCCGCGGTGGCCTGGCTGAACAAGGTGCAACTGCGCGGCCTCAAAGTGGTGGAAATCAAAGACGCGGCACAACCCGGGGGGCGGGACCGCGTGGTGCAGGCCGATCCGGCGGCGCCGCCGTTGTGGGCGCGCTTCTACGAAATCGGGACCAACCGACCCATTTTTTGTGATCGCGACGGCGTGGTGAAATATGCATTGGCGGAGATTGGCCACGAGCGGCGCAACGGGTACGCGTGGTACGGGACCTGGCCGCAAAAACTTTTGCAAGAGGAGTATCCCGCCTGGAAAAAACGGCTGAAGCAATAA
- a CDS encoding zinc-ribbon domain-containing protein has product MAPEICPQCGAVVPPGAAACPECGSDEQTGWSDRAQAQRLGIPDDEFDYDAYIKEEFGQQQESKVRPRGIAWYWWAVAILLVLILLSRLWG; this is encoded by the coding sequence ATGGCCCCGGAAATATGCCCCCAATGCGGGGCGGTGGTCCCTCCGGGGGCTGCCGCCTGTCCGGAATGTGGCTCGGACGAGCAGACCGGCTGGAGTGACCGCGCCCAGGCCCAGCGGCTGGGCATCCCGGACGACGAGTTCGATTACGATGCCTACATCAAGGAAGAATTCGGCCAGCAGCAGGAGTCCAAGGTGCGTCCGCGCGGCATTGCCTGGTATTGGTGGGCGGTGGCCATCCTGCTGGTTTTAATCCTCCTGAGCCGGCTGTGGGGATAG
- a CDS encoding phosphoribosylanthranilate isomerase, whose translation MPLRIKICGITSAADAQAAVAAGADALGFVFYEKSPRYVTPAQARDIVAALPPFVVRVGVLVNPAAELVQEVLAAGMQVLQFHGDETLEQCRQQPVPVIKGFRLQDELSLLTCRDYTGLPWLLDSYVAGQAGGTGAVFNWELAVKAKASNPLIILAGGLTPDNVAEAIRRVRPYAVDVSSGVEAAPGRKDAAKLRAFVAAARAA comes from the coding sequence ATGCCGTTAAGGATTAAAATATGTGGCATCACGTCCGCAGCCGATGCCCAGGCGGCAGTGGCGGCGGGCGCGGATGCGTTGGGTTTTGTGTTCTACGAAAAAAGCCCGCGTTACGTGACCCCGGCGCAGGCGCGGGACATCGTGGCCGCGCTGCCCCCCTTCGTGGTACGCGTGGGGGTGCTGGTCAACCCGGCGGCCGAGCTGGTGCAGGAAGTCCTCGCGGCGGGGATGCAGGTATTGCAGTTTCATGGGGACGAAACCCTCGAGCAATGCCGTCAGCAGCCCGTGCCGGTCATCAAAGGCTTCCGCCTGCAGGACGAATTGTCCCTGCTGACCTGCCGCGACTATACCGGCCTGCCGTGGTTGCTGGACAGTTATGTGGCCGGTCAGGCAGGCGGTACGGGCGCGGTGTTTAATTGGGAACTGGCAGTCAAGGCCAAGGCCTCCAATCCCCTCATCATCCTGGCCGGCGGCTTGACGCCCGACAATGTGGCCGAGGCCATTCGGCGGGTGCGCCCCTACGCGGTGGATGTATCCAGCGGAGTGGAAGCGGCGCCCGGCCGGAAAGATGCCGCCAAACTGCGTGCCTTTGTGGCCGCCGCCCGCGCAGCGTGA